A single genomic interval of Pseudomonas sp. FeN3W harbors:
- the rimP gene encoding ribosome maturation factor RimP, whose protein sequence is MSSKLEQLQALLAPVVEALGYQCWGIEFISQGRHSLLRVYIDHADGILIDDCEKVSRQLSGVLDVEDPISVDYTLEVSSPGMDRPLFTIEQYTAHVGDQVKIKLRSPFEGRRNFQGLLRGVEEQDVVVQVDDHEYLLPIDLIDKANIIPRFD, encoded by the coding sequence ATGTCGAGCAAGCTAGAACAGTTGCAGGCCTTGTTGGCCCCGGTGGTTGAGGCGCTTGGCTATCAGTGCTGGGGTATTGAGTTCATTTCCCAGGGGCGGCATTCACTGCTGCGTGTCTATATCGACCATGCCGATGGCATCCTCATCGATGATTGCGAGAAAGTCAGTCGTCAATTGAGCGGTGTGCTCGATGTGGAAGATCCGATCAGCGTGGACTACACCCTTGAGGTTTCTTCTCCTGGCATGGATCGGCCGCTGTTCACGATCGAACAGTACACGGCCCATGTTGGTGACCAGGTAAAAATAAAGCTGCGCTCGCCCTTTGAGGGCAGGCGCAATTTCCAGGGTCTTCTCCGTGGGGTGGAAGAGCAGGATGTCGTGGTGCAGGTGGATGACCATGAATACCTGCTGCCGATCGACTTGATCGATAAGGCCAACATCATTCCCCGTTTTGACTGA